Within the Chromobacterium paludis genome, the region AACGGATCCAAGTACTGGCGCTGGCGTTATTACCTTAGGGGCAAAGAGAAGCTGCTAGCCTTGGGCGTGTACTGCGGCCCGCAGCAATTTGACTCGCAAGGCAATGTGATCGACTCTGCCGTTGAGATGAGCCTGAAAGAGGCACGCGAAGCGCGCGACAAGGCCAAACGCCTGCTAGACAGCGGCATCGATCCTGGCAAAGAAAAGGCCGAGTCGAAGCGCTTGGAGCAAGCTCAGGCGGAAAACAACATAGAGTGTGTAGCCCGGGAGTGGCACGACAACAATCGCGCACGCTGGGTACCCGATCATGCCAACCGCATCCTGCGTCGATTTGAAATGGACGTTTTCCCCTTCATCGGCAAAGAGGCTGTTGATAGTCTCAAGACTCACCATCTGCTTGATGTGTTACGCAAGGTGGAGGAGCGCGGCGCGCTTGATGTTGCCAACCGTCTACAGCAGCACCTCGTCGCCGTTATGCGCTACGCTGTGCAGACGGGCCGCATTGCCAGCAATCCAGCGCTGGATCTGCAAGGCGCGCTGAAAGTACCGGAAAAACAGCACCGGGCCGCGTTACCACTAGATCAGTTGCCATCCCTAGTAAAAAGCATTGGCGACTATAAGGGCCGAACGCTTACCCGAGCGGCGCTCCGCCTCACGCTACTGACATTTTTGCGGTCAAGCGAACTGAGGATGGCGCGCTGGGAGGAAATCGACTTTGAACGTGGCGTTTGGATTATTCCCCCGACGCGCAAGCCGATAGAGGGCGTCCGCTACTCTACCAGAGGGGCAAAGATGCGGACTCCCCACGTCGTCCCCTTGTCGCATCAAGCCATCGCGGAACTGGATTCTATCCATCCAATCACAGGCCGTTTTGAGCTGATTTTTGCCGGCGACAACGACCCCTTTCACCCAACCGTTTGAAGCAACCCATTTTGGTTTCCACCAAGCTGCGGCGATGGTAGCCACTCCAGTGTTTCCAGATCGCTCTGCCTAATCGCTTGGTCGCCCGCAGAATCTCATTCCGCGCCAGCACACCCAGCGAACTTCCTTTCCATGGCCTCGCATTCTTGCGGGTCGGAATGCACCCGATCGCGCCGCGTGCGGCAATCGCCTCATGGCATGCCTTGGTATCGAAAGCCCCGTCGCCGCTCACGCAGGCTATCGGCTCATCGGCCGGGATTTGCGTCAATAGCGAAGGCAACATTTGCGTATCGCCCTGGCGGTTATCTGTCACCTCGATGGCGTGGATCTGCAGGGTTTCCGCATCGATGCCCAGATACACTTTGCGCCATTGCCGACGATACTCCGCGCCATGCTTCTTGGTTATCGCTGAACGAGTCTAAAGTTTCGCACGCTGCCCACTCGCCTTCGCCCAGCATCTTGATGCCTGTGCTGTCCACCAGCAGGTGCAGCGCGCCTGAGCTTTTCTGGTAGGGAATCTTGACCTGCAGCGTCTGCTGCCGTCTGGATAGCGTGCTGTAGTCGGGGACGCCCCAGTCCAGACCCGCCAACTTGAGCAGGCTTTGCACGAAGCCGATGGTCTGCCTCAACGCCAGTCCAAACAGGTTTTTGATGGTCAGGCAGAATGGAATGGCGGCATCGCTATAGGTCTGCGTCCGTCCGCGCCTGCCGCGTGGAGTGGCTTGCCATGACATGCTCGTGTCCAGCAAGACGGACAGCGAGCCGCGTTGGATCAGGACTTGGTTGTAGGCTTTCCAGTTGGTGGTTCGGTAGCGTTTCGGGGCGGGCTTGGTCATGCCGCTATCTTACCAAGCCGCAGGACGGGCGGATTTGTGCAACAGCGCCGTGCCGATACAAAACCACAATAATCGTGAACACGTTCTAAGATAAAATTGGGGGGGGATATAAGAATATGGATTTCGTTATCACAGAACAGCTGCAGAAGGTGTTGATCGAACACATCGACCACAGCGAGAATGGCATCGCAGTCGTGGATGTCGATGATTTGGTCATTTTCTACAACCATGCCTTCCTTGAAATGTTCGGCCTTCTAGACCGACAAGTCTTGGGCTGCCACTTCAATGACCTGATGAGCTGGATGTATATGCGTGGCGTGGGTGCCAAAACCCATGGCTTTTCGCTGGAAGAATGGCTGGAGACCGTACATAGCACCTACCGCTCGGCAGAGTTTCGCAGTTTCGAAATTGACCTGGTGGATGGCAGATGGTTGCTGATAACCGAACAGGTCAATCCATCGGGCGAGTTGGTCCTGGTAGGCAATGACATTACTCGCTTGAAGCAGACCGAATACGCGCTTCGCTCTGCGCAGGAAGAGCTGGAAAAACAAGCTTGGACTGACGAACTCACCGGCTTGTCCAATCGGCGCTACTTCATGCAAAGGCTGGACTGCGAATACCAGCGAGCGTTACGCCATCACCACCCATCCACCTTGGCCATTCTCGATCTCGATCATTTCAAGCGGATCAACGACCAATATGGCCACCCCAAGGGCGATGAGGTGTTGAAACACTTCGCGGGGCTATTGCGCGACAATCTGCGCAAGGAGGACGAAACCGGCCGCCTAGGGGGCGAAGAGTTTGCCGTACTGCTGCCTGAAACCTCGCAGGATGAAGCGTTGCAGGTGCTGGAGCGGGTACGCCAAGAACTTGCCCGCAAGCCGCCGGATGCCGTGGCCGCAGGCTTCAGCTACACCTTCTCCGCAGGCATCATGCAACTCCCCGACGATGAGTCGCTCACTTTGCAAGGGTGGATTCATTTGTCGGACCAGGCCCTCTACCAGGCCAAGGTGGCTGGCAGGAACCAGTTGGCCGTCTATCGCCCCCTACGATGAAGCCACGCGACAAAATCGGGAATGCGTCCTCGCCGCGGGGTACGGGAATCTAGCCTCGCCCTTCCACGGTTGCCTGTTCTGCGGTCTTTGTCTTGGTCCTGCGCTTGCGCTCAGGTGCGTAGCCTCGCAAGAATACCGCAACCGCATCCCGCACTGACTCTGCGATTTGCTCCCGCGTCGGCTGTTCACACGCCGCGCCCAGCAAATGTCGCTGATATTCCGACTCGAGCATACCCAGAAGGTGCGCGGCGGCCGTCGTGGGCTTGGCCTTTTGCAAACGCCCCGCGTCCATCTCCGAACACAGGAAGTCGGCCAATCTGTCTATCTGCGAAGCCAATCCCTTGTCATACAGCAACAGTCCAAGCCCCGAGCGTCGCCCTTCGGTCATGATGATGCCTCGCAACGTAACCAGACTGGGCTGCAGCATGCAGACGAGAAAATGCTCGCCGAACTGCTGTAATGTAAGGTCTATATCCTTATCAGGGCTCAGATGTTCAAACGAGGAGGCCAGCAAATCGATGGCCAGTTTTTTCATGACCATTTCAAACAGCTCCTCCTTGGATGGGAAGTAGCCATATAGCGTTGGCTTGGTCACGCCTATACGCGCGGCAATTTCCGCCATTGAGGTCGCATCGTATCCATGTTCGAGAAAGACTTCCGCCGCGCCTTCGACTATGGCCTGACGACGGCTCTCCGTTTTCACCCGCATATCGCCCCCAGAATAGATGCTGCAAGCTTAACTTGCCGTGGCACTTATTTTAGCACTATAAACATACCTCAGAGTCAACTTATACCGCTGAGAGTCCCGCAGCCTTCTTGCAGAGGAGGCTGAATGGATAGGCGGCAGAAACTGCTAAGCCACGTCCGGCAAAGCGGCCCTACCCCCTCCAGGCGCAGCCTCGTAGCCGCGTAGATACACTTGCACCGCCGCTTCAACCGACTCGGCGATCTGCCTTGCCCCGGGCTGCGCTAGCCCCCCGGCGATGAACAGCTCCAAAAAGTCCGCTTCCAGCAGATTGATTAGGTGCAACGCCGCCCGCCATGATGCGGCGCGCCTGAGACGTCCCGCCGCCATCTCCCCTTCCAGAAATGCGGCGAGCTGGCCCCAGCCTTCGGCAGGGCCACTCTGGAAGAACAGCCTGCCCATGCTGGAGCGCGGCCCTTCTCCCATCACGATACTACGCATGATTAGCAGGTCCTGACTCAAGATCACGCTCAGATAATGCTCGCCGAAGCGCTGCAGCGTTCCTTCCAGATCATCGCAAGGCGATAGGCTGCCAAATGCCTTCATCATGCGGTGCTCAGCCTGTGTCTTCATTACCACACGGAACAGTTCCTCCTTGGAGGGGAAGTAACTGTACAAGGTGGCTTTAGACCCCCCCGCCCGGGCCGCAATCTCCGCCATGGAAGCAGCCTCGTAGCCGCGCTCCAGAAAGACCGTTGCCGCGGCCTGCACGATGCCTTGCCGCCTGGTTTCGCTTTTTACCCTCATAACTTTACCGTTTGGTTTAATTAATCATTGACAGCGATTATACGGTATTGATATAAATTTACCCAGTGGTTTAGTTATGGAGAGGAAAATGAACGCACATGCAGGACACTCAGTCAATTTGATGGCGCGCTGCGGCGCGATGCTGGCACTCGGCGGGGCGCTTGCCGGTTGCGCCGCCATCCCGGACCTGGGCCCCAAGCCCCAATTGCGAGAGACGGCCGCGTCGGCAAGCTCGCGCAGCCTGAGCGGTGCCGGCCAGAACTGGGCGGATCAGCAATGGTGGACCCGCTACCACGATGTCCAACTCGACCAGATGATGAGCGAAGCCTTGGCCCACTCGCCGGACCTGGCAACGGCCCAGGCGCGTCTTCTCAAGTCAGAAGGTTATGCTCAAACCGCAGGCGCCAGCCTGCTGCCCGGTGTGGACCTCAACGCCAGCACAAGCCGCCTGAAGCAAAGTTACAACAACGGGGTGCCCAAAGCCTTGGCCCCCCAAGGCTTCAACAGCGCATCCCGCGCGGCGCTGGACTTCAGCTACGAAATCGACTTCTGGGGCAAAAACCGCGCCCAGCTTGCCGCCGCCACCTCCGAGCTTGAAGCCGCGCGGGCCGAGGCCGCCCAAAGCCGCCTGATGCTGACCAGCGCCATCGCCACGGGTTACGCGCAACTGGCCGGCCTGTACGCAGACCGCGACGCCGCGGAAAAAGCGGTGCAGGTGCGCCGCAACAGCGTGGAATTGCTGAAAGACAGGCAATGGCACGGTTTGGAAACGCTGGGCAGCGTGGAGCAGGCGGAATCCCGCCGCGCCGCGTCGGAGGCAGACCTGATCGCCGCGGACGAGGCGATCTCTCTACAACGCAACAGCCTGGCCGCCTTGCTCGGCGCCGGTCCCGACCGAGGACTGACCATCCGCCGGCCTACCGTCGATCTCAGCCACCCTCAAGCCTTGCCGGCCACTGTGCAAGCAGAGCTGATCGGCCGTCGTCCCGATCTGGCCTCAGCCCGCCTGCGCGCCGAAGCGGCGGCCAGACGCATAGACGTGGCCCGCGCCGGCTTCTTCCCCAACGTCAATCTGACAGCCTACGCCGGCGGCCAATCGCTTGGCGCGTTCGACCTGCTGGCCAAGTCCGGCTCCGGCATCGCCGGCATCGGCCCGGCCATCAATCTGCCGATTTTCCGCGGCGGCCAGCTGCAGGGCGAATATCGCGTCGCCCGCGCCGATTACGACGCCGCCGTAGCCAGCTACAACCAGACCCTGATCCAGGCCCTGCGCGAAGTCGCCGACGCCGTCACCCGCCAGCGCACGCTGGAGCCGCAGCTGTGGCAACGCAAAGCCGCGCTGGAGGCGGCGCAGGAAGCCTACCGCGTGGCAAACGACCGCTACCGCGGCGGCCTGGCCAACTATCTGACGGTGCTGAACGCGGAAGACAGCGTCATCGACACCCGTCGCGTCCTGACCGACCTGCAAAGCCAGCAGTTCATGCAGGACATCGCGCTGATCAAGGCACTGGGCGGCGGATATCGCGCCGCAAGCCTCTGATACGCAAACGAACACTTCCTAAGTCACCCAAGGAATCAACCCCATGAGCGCCCAAACCGAAACCCTGCCCGCCTCCGAGATGCCTGCCGACAAACTGCCCACTCGCCGCAAGAAACTATTTGTCCAGCTGGGCGTCGCCCTTGCCGTCGCCGCCATTGGCTACGGCAGCTACTGGATGCTGGTGGCCTCCCATTATGTGAGTACGGACAACGCCTATGTGGCGACCGAGGTGGCCCAGGTCACCCCCGAGGTGGCCGGCACCGTGCGCGCCGTTTACGTGGTGGACACCCAGCATGTTAAGAAAGGCGACGTGCTGGTCGTGCTCAACGACAGCGATGCCAAGCTGGCCCTGGCCCTGGCCCAGGCCGACCTGGAACGCGCGGAGCGCCGCGTGCAAGGTTATTTCGCCAACAACGAAAACCAATCGGCCCAGGTGCAGGCCCGTCAGGCCGAACAAGCCCGCGCCTCCGCCCAGCTCGTCTCCGCCAAGTCCGATCTGGAGCGGGCCCAACTCGACTTCCAACGTCGCCTGGCCCTGGCCAAGAACGGCTCGGTGTCCGCGGAAGAACTGAGCAACGCGCAAAACGCGCTGTCCGTGGCCGAGGCCGGCCTGCGCGCCGCTCAGGCCGCCTCCAGCCAAAGCGACGCCAACTACCGCGCTGCCATGGATGCGCTGAAGAGCAGCCAGACGCTGACCAACAACACCACGGTGGAATCCAACCCGGAAGTGGCGTTGGCGCGCGCCAGGCGCGACCAGGCTCGGCTGGACTTGGCGCGCACGGTGATACGGGCGCCGGTGGACGGCGTGGTGGCCAAGCGCCAGGTACAAGTGGGCCAGCGGGTTCAGGCCGGCACGCCCCTGCTTGCCGTCGCGCCGCTGCAGCAAGCCCACGTGGACGCCAACTTCAAGGAAGTGCAGCTGGAGAAAGTCCGCGTCGGCCAGCCGGTCAAGCTCACCGCCGACCTGTACGGCGATAGCGTCGAGTACCACGGCAAGGTGGCCGGTCTGTCCGGCGGCTCCGGCGCATCCTTCGCAGTGATTCCTGCCCAGAATGCCACCGGCAATTGGATTAAGGTCGTACAGCGCCTGCCTGTCCGCATTGAGCTAGACCCGGCTGAACTGAAAGCCCATCCCTTATCGGTCGGGCTGTCCATGACCGCCACCATAGACACCCGAGCCAATTGAGGAAACGGTCATGTCCCACTCCCCGACGCATGCCTCCCCGCTAACCGGCGCCACGCTGTGGCTCGCCGCGATCGCGCTGTCGGCAGGCAACTTCATCGCGGTGCTCGACACTACCATCGCCAACGTGTCGGTGCCCAATATCGCCGGCGGCCTGGGCGTGGCCGCCAATCAGGGCACCTATGTGATCACCTCCTACGCAGTGGCCGAGGCGATCACCGTGCCTTTGACCGGCTGGCTAGCCGCCCGCTTCGGCACGGTGCGCCTGTTTATTACGTCCATGATGTTGTTCGGCCTATTCTCGCTGTTGTGCGGGCTGTCGCAATCGCTGGAAATGCTGCTGCTGTTCCGCGTCTTGCAGGGGCTGGCCGGCGGCCCGCTGATGCCGATGTCCCAAACCCTGCTGCAGCAGATATTCCCCAAGGAAAAGGCCAACGTCGCGGTTGGTCTATGGAGTCTGACCACGCTGGTGGCGCCGGTGCTGGGGCCGGTGTTGGGCGGCGTGTTGTGCGACCAAGTGAGCTGGCCGTGGATTTTCTACATCAATGTGCCGATCGCGCTGGTATGTGGCTGCATGGGCTGGCAGTTGCTCAAAGGGCAGGAGAGCACGCGGCAAAACTCGCGCATCGACGCCGTCGGCCTGGGCTTGCTGGTGGTGTGGGTGGCCGCGCTGCAGATCATGCTGGACGAAGGCAAGGACCTGGACTGGTTCGCCTCCACGGAAATCGTCTACCTGGCCGTCATCGCCGCGATAGGTTTCATCGCCTTCCTGATCTGGGAACTGACTGACCGCAACCCGGTGGTCAACCTGAGAGTGTTCCGCCACCGCGGTTATTGGGTCAGCGTGACGACCATCGCGCTCGCCTTCGGTTCGTTCTTCGGCGCCACTGTGCTGACGCCGCAATGGCTGCAAAGCTATATGGGCTACACCGCCACCGACGCGGGCATCGCCCAGGCGCTCAGCGGTGTGCTGTCCGTGTTGGCGGCCCCGTTGGTTGCCCACCTGACCACCCGCATGGACCCGCGCCCCCTGGTGTTCATGGGCGTGATGTGGCTGGGCGGCGTCACCCTGTTCCGCAGCTTCAATTCCACCGACGTCAGCTTCTGGCAGGTGTCCATGCCGCTGTTCTTCCAAGGGCTGGGCATGCCGTTCTTCTTCGTCCCGCTGATCGGGCTGGCCATGTCCAGCGTGGATGAGGCGGAAATGGCCTCCGCCGCCGGCCTGATGAATTTCCTGCGCACCATGTCGGGTGCCATCGCCACCTCGCTGGTTACCACTGGCTGGGACGACAAGGCCAAGAAGTATCACGACATCCTGACCGGCATGGTGGACTCCAGTGGTGAGGCCATGCGCCAGATGAGCGCGGCCTTCGGCGTCGAACCGGCGCGCAATATGCTGAACAGCCTGGTGGACGCGCAAAGCATCATGTTGTCGACCAACGAGATGTTCTGGATCAGCGGCCTGTCCTTCGTCGTAGCGGCCTGCTTCGTCTGGCTGGCTCCCAAACCGACCCGCGTGGCGGACACCAGCAACGTGCACTAACGCGGGCAAACCATTCAGAGTTTCACGACTTTGGGGCATGGCGCCGCCTTGCCCGAACTTAGAGGGAGCGCCCATGCGCAACAATCAACCCATTACGGACCAGGAACACCATCTCGATCCCAAATGCCCCCTGGTCAGCCTCACCGACCTCAAGGGCGTGATCCTGCACGCCAACCAAAGTTTCGTCGAGATCAGCGGCTACCGCCAAGACGAACTGCTGGGCCAGCCCCACAACCTCATCCGCCATCCGGACATGCCGGCCGAGGCGTTCGAGGACATGTGGCGCACGCTCAAGGCCGATCTGCCCTGGCGCGGCATCGTCAAGAACCGCTGCAAGAACGGCGATTTTTACTGGGTGGAGGCCTATGTCACGCCCCTCATCGAAGACGGCCGCAAAGTGGGCTATATGTCGGTGCGCACACGCCCGACACCCAGGCAGATAACCGAGGCCAACGCCCTGTACCAGGCCGTCAACCACCGCAGCATCCGCTTTCCGGCAACGCGCTATCGGCGCGACACCTCAGTCACTGCCCGCTTGGCGTTGATGGCCCTGCTGCCCGCACTATGCTTTGGTGCGGCGCTGTGCCTGGGCGATCACGGGCGATGGCTGGCCGCCGGCGCCGGCGTGCTGGCCGCGCCCGCGCTTGGCCTGTGGACCTGGCTAGGCATTGTTCCGCCCATGAAGCGATCGGGGGAGGCCCTGCTCAAGATCGCCTCCGGCGACTTGCGTTTCGAGCTGGACACTCGCGCCTCCAGCGAGTTTTTCCGGCTGCTCATCGGCATCCAGTCGATGAAGGTGGGCTTGCGCGCCGTCTTCGCCGACATCCTGAGCATCGCCGGTCATGTCGAGTCCCAGTCCCACGCGCTCAACGACCAAGTGGACATGGCCAACCAGCGCATCCACCTGGGCGCGGACAGCGTCCGCACCATGGCGGCGGCGATAGAGCAGCTGACCGAGTCGGTCAGCGAGATTTCCCTCGCCACTCAAAGCAGCGCCGGCCAGGCCACTCTGACCGCAGAGAAGGTCTCGCAAGGCCTGGGACAGATCGTGGATACACAGACGGCATCGCTAGGAGTGGTTTCGCGCATGGACAGCGCGCAGCAACTGATCACCGAGTTGAAATCCGAAGTCGCCTCCATCCAGAACCTGGCCGAGATCATCAAGGAAATCGCCGATCAGACCAATCTGCTGGCCCTGAACGCCGCCATCGAGGCCGCGCGCGCCGGGGAAACCGGCCGCGGCTTCGCCGTGGTAGCCGACGAAGTGCGCAAGCTGGCCGAGCGCACCAGCAGCAGCACGGTGGAGATCACCGCCACTGTCGAACGCATCGGCACCTGTACGGCCAACACCCTGTCCGCCATGGCGATGGCCGCCGGCGAAGTCCAGATCAGCCATAGCCTGATGAATGAAAGCCGCGAGACCTACGACGCGATTCAGCGCTCCGCTGACGGCATCCAGTCCTCTTCGCGCAATATCGCCGCCATGCTACAGCAGCAAGAACACAGCTCCAGCGAAGTCGCGGGGAAAATCGAAGAAATCAGCCAGCTAGTGGAGCAAAACAGCAGCAGCGTAGAGTCCATCCACAAAGCGGCGCGACAGCTGGGGCATACGGCGCAGCAATTACACGCCATGACCAGCCGCTTCGAGCATTCTCTTTAAACGGGAATGCCTTCATCATGCACCAACCGACAGACGAGGAGTGGACGGAGATGCCCCAAGACAGCATTTTGCTATCCGCCGCCAACGCGAAACACGCGTATCCCTGGCTCGCCAAGGAAAACGCCAGCCCTGTGGTCCGAGCGCTGCTGCGCTATCAGGCGACGCACGACATTCAAACCGACCTGCCCAATCTGGACTGGCTGATCGAAAAAACAGACCAGGCCCTAGCCAAGGGCGAAAAATGCAGCCTGATCTTCCTGTTGGTGCTCGGCATCAACGAGATAGGCGAACAACACGGCATTGCGGCAGCGCTGCATGCCCTGCTCATCATCGCGCAGCGCTTGCAGGAAACCATGCAAGATGTGGGCTTGGCCGCCCGCATCCAAGGGGAGCTGTTTGTCGCCGCCAGCGCCGCCCCAGATCCGTTAGCGCTGGCGGAGCGCCTGCGATCGGCTTTGACCCAGCCCCTGGCATGGAGAGGCCATGTCTTCCACCTGGAAGTCTCCATCGGCCTGGCCAGAAGCGAGGATGTCGGCAAGCAGGCGGAAAGTCTGATCCAGGCCGGCTACATTGCGGCCAAGGATGAACTGCTCCATAACCCGCGCGGAGGTGTCCGCCTGTTCACCCAGGAACTTGGCCAAAAACAGGAGCGGCAATATCAAATCCAGGCACGCCTGCCCAGCGCTATCCAGCAAGGTGCCCTATCTCTGGCCTTGCAAGCCAAGGTGGGTGCGCGGGACGGGCGGGTGCACGGCGCGGAGGCGCTGGTCCGATGGCGCGACGCGCAGCTGGGCGACATTTCGCCCGCCGAATTCATTCCGCTGGCGGAACGAAACGGCACCATTACGGACATCAGCCTATGGGTGCTGCGCCAGGCCTTGGCGGAGGCCGCCGCATGGCAGCGCGCGGGACTTAACCTCAGCGTCGCCGTCAATCTGTCGGCGATAGACCTGCAGCGCCCGCAGCTGATCGACGATGTGCGCGCCGCGCTGGCCCAGGCTGGCGGCACGCCGGACATCTTGAATGTGGAATTGACGGAGTCCGCCGTGGCCCAGGACCCGCAATGGGCCATCGAGCAATTGCGCGCCCTGAAGCGCCTGGGCGTAGGCCTGTCGCTGGATGACTTCGGCACCGGCTATTCCTCGCTCAGCTATCTGCGCCGCTTTCCCATCGATACGCTGAAGATCGATCAAAGCTTCGTGGCGGATACCCCGGGCGACACGGACGCCGGCGCCATCGTGCGCGCCATCATCGCCCTGGCCAAGACCCTGGGCATGAAGACCGTGGCCGAAGGCGTGGAAACAGGCGAGCAGGCCCTCTTCCTGCGTAAGCTGGGTGTAGACGAATTGCAAGGCTATCTGTTCAGCCGCCCCTTGCCGCCGGAAACTTTCCTCTCGCTGGCCCAAGGATTTCAGCCTCATACGTGGGCACCCCATGCCTCGCATTAGGCCGCAGCCCGCCCACCATTACTTTTCGGCGCGCCCGTCCTAAGCTGGCTTAGGGGCAGCGCCCATCCCGCGCACGCCCTCGCCGATAGGAATGCCGTCCAATTCCACCCAAGAATCCACGCTTTCACCATGAAGACCTTCAATCACTGCCTCTTGATCGCCGTCGCCACTTTCTTGTTCGCCACCGCTGGCTGCGGCTTGCACGCACTCTTCCATATCGTCGGCGCCGGCTCCGGCGACCTGATACGCTCCATCTCCGCGCTGATCGGCACCCTGTTTTCCATCGTGCTAGGCCTGTTGGTCTCGTCGTCTTACGCCGCCTTCAACAGCCACCAGAGCGACTTCAATGCCCTAGCGGCGGCGGCCGCCAATATCGATCTCTTGCTCAAGCAGTTCCCGGAAGACGCCAAACCATGCCGGACCATGCTGAAAGGCGTCGTGCTGCGGGTATTGAACCGCTACTGGCCCAACAAGCGCGGCGTGTCCTTGCATGAGCTGGACTACAAAGACCTGTTAGGCGACATCGAGGCATTGCTCAGAATCAACACCCATTCAGAGTCATTCCGCAACGTCACCCGCGACGACCTGAACGCCATCCGCCAGTATTCCAATAACTTCATCACCATCCAGTCCAACATCATCCGCAGCCTGTCCAACCAGATTCCGTCCCTGCTGCTGGTCATCGTCTTCGGCTGGGCCTGCCTGCTGTTCTTCCTGTACGGCATACTGAACGGCGGCGATACGCTCTCTTTCTTCATCTTGTGTCTGGGCGCCGTCGCCATCGCCAGCGCCAACTTTCTGATCCTGGAGCTGACCCACCCCTGTCAGGGCA harbors:
- a CDS encoding tyrosine-type recombinase/integrase; amino-acid sequence: MSLTAQAVKNIKPSSKLAKKADGGGLFLWIFPNGSKYWRWRYYLRGKEKLLALGVYCGPQQFDSQGNVIDSAVEMSLKEAREARDKAKRLLDSGIDPGKEKAESKRLEQAQAENNIECVAREWHDNNRARWVPDHANRILRRFEMDVFPFIGKEAVDSLKTHHLLDVLRKVEERGALDVANRLQQHLVAVMRYAVQTGRIASNPALDLQGALKVPEKQHRAALPLDQLPSLVKSIGDYKGRTLTRAALRLTLLTFLRSSELRMARWEEIDFERGVWIIPPTRKPIEGVRYSTRGAKMRTPHVVPLSHQAIAELDSIHPITGRFELIFAGDNDPFHPTV
- a CDS encoding GGDEF domain-containing protein; translation: MDFVITEQLQKVLIEHIDHSENGIAVVDVDDLVIFYNHAFLEMFGLLDRQVLGCHFNDLMSWMYMRGVGAKTHGFSLEEWLETVHSTYRSAEFRSFEIDLVDGRWLLITEQVNPSGELVLVGNDITRLKQTEYALRSAQEELEKQAWTDELTGLSNRRYFMQRLDCEYQRALRHHHPSTLAILDLDHFKRINDQYGHPKGDEVLKHFAGLLRDNLRKEDETGRLGGEEFAVLLPETSQDEALQVLERVRQELARKPPDAVAAGFSYTFSAGIMQLPDDESLTLQGWIHLSDQALYQAKVAGRNQLAVYRPLR
- a CDS encoding TetR/AcrR family transcriptional regulator — its product is MRVKTESRRQAIVEGAAEVFLEHGYDATSMAEIAARIGVTKPTLYGYFPSKEELFEMVMKKLAIDLLASSFEHLSPDKDIDLTLQQFGEHFLVCMLQPSLVTLRGIIMTEGRRSGLGLLLYDKGLASQIDRLADFLCSEMDAGRLQKAKPTTAAAHLLGMLESEYQRHLLGAACEQPTREQIAESVRDAVAVFLRGYAPERKRRTKTKTAEQATVEGRG
- a CDS encoding TetR/AcrR family transcriptional regulator → MRVKSETRRQGIVQAAATVFLERGYEAASMAEIAARAGGSKATLYSYFPSKEELFRVVMKTQAEHRMMKAFGSLSPCDDLEGTLQRFGEHYLSVILSQDLLIMRSIVMGEGPRSSMGRLFFQSGPAEGWGQLAAFLEGEMAAGRLRRAASWRAALHLINLLEADFLELFIAGGLAQPGARQIAESVEAAVQVYLRGYEAAPGGGRAALPDVA
- a CDS encoding efflux transporter outer membrane subunit, encoding MNAHAGHSVNLMARCGAMLALGGALAGCAAIPDLGPKPQLRETAASASSRSLSGAGQNWADQQWWTRYHDVQLDQMMSEALAHSPDLATAQARLLKSEGYAQTAGASLLPGVDLNASTSRLKQSYNNGVPKALAPQGFNSASRAALDFSYEIDFWGKNRAQLAAATSELEAARAEAAQSRLMLTSAIATGYAQLAGLYADRDAAEKAVQVRRNSVELLKDRQWHGLETLGSVEQAESRRAASEADLIAADEAISLQRNSLAALLGAGPDRGLTIRRPTVDLSHPQALPATVQAELIGRRPDLASARLRAEAAARRIDVARAGFFPNVNLTAYAGGQSLGAFDLLAKSGSGIAGIGPAINLPIFRGGQLQGEYRVARADYDAAVASYNQTLIQALREVADAVTRQRTLEPQLWQRKAALEAAQEAYRVANDRYRGGLANYLTVLNAEDSVIDTRRVLTDLQSQQFMQDIALIKALGGGYRAASL
- a CDS encoding HlyD family secretion protein, yielding MSAQTETLPASEMPADKLPTRRKKLFVQLGVALAVAAIGYGSYWMLVASHYVSTDNAYVATEVAQVTPEVAGTVRAVYVVDTQHVKKGDVLVVLNDSDAKLALALAQADLERAERRVQGYFANNENQSAQVQARQAEQARASAQLVSAKSDLERAQLDFQRRLALAKNGSVSAEELSNAQNALSVAEAGLRAAQAASSQSDANYRAAMDALKSSQTLTNNTTVESNPEVALARARRDQARLDLARTVIRAPVDGVVAKRQVQVGQRVQAGTPLLAVAPLQQAHVDANFKEVQLEKVRVGQPVKLTADLYGDSVEYHGKVAGLSGGSGASFAVIPAQNATGNWIKVVQRLPVRIELDPAELKAHPLSVGLSMTATIDTRAN
- a CDS encoding DHA2 family efflux MFS transporter permease subunit, whose amino-acid sequence is MSHSPTHASPLTGATLWLAAIALSAGNFIAVLDTTIANVSVPNIAGGLGVAANQGTYVITSYAVAEAITVPLTGWLAARFGTVRLFITSMMLFGLFSLLCGLSQSLEMLLLFRVLQGLAGGPLMPMSQTLLQQIFPKEKANVAVGLWSLTTLVAPVLGPVLGGVLCDQVSWPWIFYINVPIALVCGCMGWQLLKGQESTRQNSRIDAVGLGLLVVWVAALQIMLDEGKDLDWFASTEIVYLAVIAAIGFIAFLIWELTDRNPVVNLRVFRHRGYWVSVTTIALAFGSFFGATVLTPQWLQSYMGYTATDAGIAQALSGVLSVLAAPLVAHLTTRMDPRPLVFMGVMWLGGVTLFRSFNSTDVSFWQVSMPLFFQGLGMPFFFVPLIGLAMSSVDEAEMASAAGLMNFLRTMSGAIATSLVTTGWDDKAKKYHDILTGMVDSSGEAMRQMSAAFGVEPARNMLNSLVDAQSIMLSTNEMFWISGLSFVVAACFVWLAPKPTRVADTSNVH
- a CDS encoding methyl-accepting chemotaxis protein; the encoded protein is MRNNQPITDQEHHLDPKCPLVSLTDLKGVILHANQSFVEISGYRQDELLGQPHNLIRHPDMPAEAFEDMWRTLKADLPWRGIVKNRCKNGDFYWVEAYVTPLIEDGRKVGYMSVRTRPTPRQITEANALYQAVNHRSIRFPATRYRRDTSVTARLALMALLPALCFGAALCLGDHGRWLAAGAGVLAAPALGLWTWLGIVPPMKRSGEALLKIASGDLRFELDTRASSEFFRLLIGIQSMKVGLRAVFADILSIAGHVESQSHALNDQVDMANQRIHLGADSVRTMAAAIEQLTESVSEISLATQSSAGQATLTAEKVSQGLGQIVDTQTASLGVVSRMDSAQQLITELKSEVASIQNLAEIIKEIADQTNLLALNAAIEAARAGETGRGFAVVADEVRKLAERTSSSTVEITATVERIGTCTANTLSAMAMAAGEVQISHSLMNESRETYDAIQRSADGIQSSSRNIAAMLQQQEHSSSEVAGKIEEISQLVEQNSSSVESIHKAARQLGHTAQQLHAMTSRFEHSL